aacaaatctatctctgagaaacaaatctatctctgagaATAAAAAAGGTCGAACTCTGAAGTAAAGTCTGGTTTGGAAAAAGTGACTTTGATTACAGCGGTGTTAAAGACAGTTACCTGTCTGTACCACATGGCAGGCTCCACCCCCCCCGGCCTGCCCGGCTCCCCCCCCGGCTTGGCGGCCTCCTCTTTCCCATGATGCCCTGCTTCACTCAGCTTCATCTTCAGGCCCTCCGGCTGGGCGGCAGCGGGAGGGCCCTTCTGCTCCTCGCCCTTCGACATGATGACCGACTTGGACTCGGCAGCGGGCGGGGGGGGCTCTTTGGGCTTGGTAGGGTTCGGCCCCCCCTTGGCGCCCCCCAGGTCTGTGAGGCTGGGGGCTCTGGAGagggtcggggggggggggtagcgAGGCCTTCTTGTCGTGCCGCTGCCGCTCATCGTGCTGCTGCCGGTAGGCCGGGTTGGAGGCCAGCAGGTGGGCGTGGTAGGCCTGGTCGGGGGGGGTAGGAGTAGGGGGGCACGTAGTACTGGTTGTAGTACAGCGGCTGGGCGTACATGTTGGAACGCGGCTGGATGACGGACGGCTGCTGAGGCTCCGCCTTCCTGTCCTCCGGAGGCTCCACCTCCAAaacaaaggctttattgtcatttcaCAGAAacatataacaacaacaacaacaacaacaacaacaacaacaacaacaacaacaacaccacatgGTGTTTATATAGCGCTGTTTCCTAATGCCCAAAGACACTCTACAAGCAGGATACACATCTGCAGCGCCACAGAGACCTTTACTGACCCCGGACCTGGAGAGACCCCACAGCTTAATGATAGAGATGTATAGCGGGGGTCTCCAGCTCAGAGGAAACCTGCATGTGCTGGATCATTTGCACAACACAAATGATCCAGTGTCCTATAAAACATCAGAATCGGTCCACCAGGAGAACCACCACGGCCAGCTTCTGGTAaaaactgcagtgtgtttgcACAAGATGAGCTCATTAGTACAAACAGGCTTGGATGATTTGGACAGTTCGGAGTGGTTCTGGAGGATGATGagtcaatttctgacattttcagggtAAAACAACGGCACCAAACGACCTCCatatgtgttctctctgtggcTGGTTTCACAAACAGTATATCACAGTGCTGCGACCAGAGGATACAGAGAGCACCAGGTGAGTATGATAGAtgatagaatgggaggatgaaaccctctttattagtcacatgcatgcacacagcagagcacacacagtgaaattggtcctctgcatttaacccatcctagtactaggagcagtgggcagctattgtgcagcgcccggggagcaatggggagggggggattggaggtgtccggtgccttgctcaagggcaccacagcagggcctaggaggtgaactgggacctctccaagtagcagtccaccttccatattttcaagtctgttcggggacttgaaccggcgaccttacgattcccagtccaagcccctactgactgagccactgctggacaattaCCTCTACTGGGGACAATGCTGTAAAATATAAGCAGTCTGTCCTATCCCAGTGAACCAGAGTCCCACATACCTTTGGAGGCGCTCCACACGATACTGTTCCCCCCACCCCAGTACCCAGAGAGTCCTTCAGACGGGAATCACTGACCACCAAACATACAACACTAAACTTTGTCTTCTTATTCTGAGGCGAATCGAACACGCTCTCGATGTTTATCACATACAGAACACTGGTGGTATGTTTATAGCTTTGCTTATTATTtgggtttgttgttttgtttagtttcttTCTTTACTGTCAGGACCCCCCCTCCGCTGAACACCACATCACAAGGAGTTcatccaaaataaatacaagtccGTCAAATAGAATGAGCTATAGATGTGAAGTGAAACCAGCTCCTCCCTCACCTCaggctcctcctccttcttcaccTGGACGCCCTCCATGTGGGGGGGTGCGGCGGGGCTAGGGTTGGGATACGTGGGGGAGTAATAGGAGTCATAGTTGGGGTAGTAGTCCTTCCCGGGCGGCTGGGGGGGGGAACAGGGCCTTCTTGGCTCCTTCTCGCGGCGCCTGGTCGGGCTCCGTCTTCACCTTTGAATAATAAAGATAACTTTATTTCTAGAGACGCTTTCAACAACACAGCGACACGCTTTAGagacaacacacaaacaacaacaacgagTCAAGATAGAGTTAGCAAGGTaattagaaagaaaacagagagtTTGAATCACAAAACCCTAAATCATGATCAGTGATGACACTGAACCGTCTGCAGCTCATCGGGTCGCATTGTGAGCCCTGTGGAGATGTAGAGTAGGGGTCTCCAGCTCAGAGAAACTGCTGGAAAATAAGTTGCGTATGTTGGGCAATAGCTAAAAGAATAATCTCTTGGCCGATTTTTATTCTGGAGTGGTTTTGGGGTTATTGAGGAAGCTGGTTCCCTTTTTAGATTTTCCAGGATCAGAAATGGCAGTTTTTACCAAAAGGTGACCCACCGGGTCTCTGTGGGATTTAGATTCACTTTTTAAGTTTTAGTGACtgaatataaagatataaagagAAGAGGTGATGATGTTcatcctgtctctctgtcctctggGCTGGGACCCCTCACTGTACCGGTCTGACCTGCAGCTCCGGGTCCTCACTCTTAtggtctgtctgcagctcagagtctGAGGACCCGGATCTGCAGACCATAATGTGCCAAAACAGAAAGAGACCGACCTTCACCTCCCCCGTCCTCGCCTCCCCGTCCTCTCCGGCGTCGGAGATGTCCGAGTAGGCGGGGCTGCCGGTTTCGGCCCCGTTCagctgccccccctcccccctgccgGCGGCCCCGAGGGAGGGGCTGGGCGCCGTGTCGGAGAAGCTGTAGACCTTGTCGGCCTCGGCCTTGATGCTGGCCAGCCGGCTCTGCTGCTCCGAGCCGTTCAGCAAGGGGTCCGGAGAGTCCTCCTCCCGAGGCCCCCCCTTCCCCTTCGGactctccccctccctgcccccctccctcttctttttcttcttcttgtccttAGTGGGGGTGGGGCTGGAGGCGGGGTCGGCGGGTGGGGGGGCTTTGGGCTGTGAGCTCTTGGGGATGGGCTGGACCACGGAGGCGGGGGAGGCGGCCTGCGGGGCGTAGGGCGAGGGGGGGGCGGCGGCGGGGCGCCCGAGCTTTACGCCCTTCTGAGTCACTTTATCGGGTTTGCCCCCCCCCGTCACCGCCGCCTTCCTGGCCTTCCGGTCGTCCAGCCCGTCATTGCTGGCCTCGTCGGTCAGACACCCCGCCTCCTCGCCCCCGTCCTCCGCCTCCTTCTTCCTCACCTTCAGCCGGCCCGGCGACGGCGTGGCCGCCTCAAACCCCCGTCCCTTGGGAGTCGTGGAGCGGGCGGGGGAGATAGCGGCGCCGTTGCAGGAGCCGGGGGggtcagggtgggggggggcatcaTCCCCGTACTCGCTGTCCACGTCCTGCACGTCGTGGTCGTTGTGCGCCCGGGCCTGGTGGTACTTCAGCCCGTTCATGTGCTTGTACTTCTTGTTGCAGTTGGGGTGGGGGCAGTCGATGAGGACGGGGGAGGGGCAGTCCAGCGGCGGGGGGGGGCAGGGACTCTGGTTTCCCTCCAGGGAGGGGGAGGGCGGCGCCGGTGGAGTTTGTCCTCATGCGTTTGGAGGCCTTAGTGTCCTCGGAGCTGGAGGTAGGCTCCATGTCAGAGGCAGGTTTGCTCTTCCTCTTGTTGGAGGACGGGCTGGCCTCggcgcccccccccccggccGTCTGGCTGCCCCGCCGGCCTTTGCCGTTAGCCGCAACCCCACCACCGCCCCCCCGCgtcttgctgctgctgctgcccttaTTGTCGGAGGAGTTGCTGTTGTCGTTGAGCGGCGTGTTGCTGCCGGGTCGGACCCGCTTCCCACGCCCGCGCCCGCCGCGCATCTCCACGTCGCTGCTGGGAGACTCGCAGAACCTGCAACACACGGGAAGTGAGGACGGGTCTGCAGACGCTCGACCAGCTGAGAAGGTATACATGACTGTGACACTTAATGGGGTCTTTTGCTGTACCTCGGGGGGGCCCAGTCATGCCTGGTGCAGTCCAGCAGTGTCCCAACGTACGTCTTGTTCCTCCAGGTGACGTTCACCACCAGCATGcctggagaacacacacacacacacacacacacctcaaaaaAGTAGAACCTAACTTACATCGCCACACATCCACTCTTTGGATTTCCCTCCAGATGTAATTTGCTTAATGACAAAGTTCCCGCATAAAGTCTGATGGGTTTTTCCAGCTGACGCGACAAAGCGACTAATCACAATATGCTAATTACTGATGAATATAATGTAAAGACGTCTGGTCTCACCGTCCTCCGTCTCCTGCCACACGATGCCCTCCAGGTTGACGCTGGTGCCCGGCTCGCAGGGTCCCAGGCACTCGGGCTCCGTGGCTTGCGCCGCGTCTGCTGTGTTCACGGCCACCGAGCGCGTCCGGACCATCAGCTGCTCGCAGGGGGACGAGATGTCGACTACGCCGGAGACCGAAGCGAGTGGGTGGAGCGGAGGAGGAGCCGGCGTGGAGACCGGAGACTCCATCTGGAAGAGGGAGGAATTCAGAGGTTGAACCAACAACATGACCAAAATATCTGTACGTAGCACTTACAGAGGTTGGGCTTTGAGGGAAGCTGACGCACTGAATCTGGTTGGGTTTGTAGacaggaaatgttcctgctttgagtttgtttcttcatggttgtagtcgctttggataaaagctaaTGAAATGAACACCTGAGGGCAGCAGAGAGCGTTCATACCTTCCAGAGCTAAAAGACCCACTTTCTTATTTGgcttttaactgaatttcaTTTTAGTTATTGAGTCCTGCGTTGGTATTAAGTGTTTCATTCGATTAGATCTGATAATAAACACCAAGAGgcaaagcagcagcaacaaacTCTCAGAGTAACTTTtgtttggatttcttttttctgtcgTGACAATGTTAAGACACAAAAAGAAGCTTCGCCTTTATTTCtacagtgatgtcactgcaCTTTTCCAAACATTTAAGATCTTTCCAGCATCGAAGCACTTGGAAAATAAAGACACTGACTAAGAAGCCCTTAGAGGATATTTTCCAATTACAGTTTAGTGTACGATATATCAGAAGCAGTGAGAGAGGATGACGCAGAAAGAAGCAGCACTATTGAGAAGAACGGGCAGAACGTCTGTTCCTTTTAACTAAATGACAAACCGATCGTTACATTTCATTGACTACATAAACATGaacttttattaacatttaactACAGCAGAGTTCTCCGACTCTGAGCCAGTGACAGAAGCTTTTTGTGCACCGTCTCTCCACGGGGTTTTATGTAATGCCAAcatgaagcagcatgtgaatgCAACACTGATTAGTGGTTAACTTGGAAATCCCAGGAGAGATCTGTGAACAAATGGTTCTGTTCATGGATAAAAATAACATCTGGTGGTGTAGAAATCACCGAACAGGATCATCATTCCAGCCATGTGTTGCTTTCATGGTCGGGAACACAGAACCAAGTTCAAATTACCTCAAACGCACTGTGCAGAACTCTAAAGCTACGTCACTACATAAAACCCTGCGTCAAACTCTACGTCACTGCGTCAAACTCTACGTCACTGCGTCAAACTCTACGTCACTGCGTCAAACTCTACGTCACTGCGTCAAACTCTACGCCACTACATAAAACCCTACGTCACTACATAAAACCCTACGTCACTACATAAAACCCTACGTCACTACGTCAAACCCTACGTCACTACATAAAACCCTACGTCAAACTCTACATCACTGCGTCAAACTCTACGCCACTACATAAAACTCTACGTCACTGCGTCAAACTCTACCCCACTACATAAAACCCTACGTCACTATATATAACCCTACGTCACTATATATAACCCTACGTCACTACATAAAACCCTACGTCACTATATAAAACCCTGCGTCAAACTCTACCCCACTACGTCAAACCCTACGTCACTATATATAACCCTACGTCAAACCCTACGTCACTACATAAAACCCTACGTCAAACTCTACATCACTGCGTCAAACTCTACGCCACTACATAAAACTCTACGTCACTGCGTCAAACTCTACCCCACTACATAAAACCCTACGTCACTATATATAACCCTACGTCACTACATAAAACCCTGCGTCAAACTCTACCCCACTACATAAAACCCTACGTCACTATATATAACCCTACGTCACTATATAAAACCCTGCGTCAAACTCTACGCCACTACATAAAACCCTACGTCACTACATAAAACCCTACGTCACTACATAAAACCCTACGTCACTGCGTCAAACTCTACCCCACTACATAAAACCCTACGTCACTATATATAACCCTACGTCACTACATAAAACCCTGCGTCAAACTCTACGCCACTACATAAAACCCTACGTCACTGCGTCAAACTCTACCCCACTACATAAAACCCTACGTCACTATATATAACCCTACGTCACTACATAAAACCCTGCGTCAAACTCTACCCCACTACATAAAACCCTACGTCACTATATATAACCCTACGTCACTATATAAAAACCCTGCGTCAAACTCTACGCCACTACATAAAACCCTACGTCACTACATAAAACCCTACGTCACTACATAAAACCCTACGTCACTGCGTCAAACTCTACCCCACTACATAAAACCCTACGTCACTATATAAAACCCTGCGTCAAACTCTACGCCACTACATAAAACCCTACGTCACTGCGTCAAACTCTACCCCACTACATAAAACCCTACGTCACTATATAAAACCCTGCGTCAAACTCTACGCCACTACATAAAACCCTACGCCACTACATAAAACTCTACGTCACTGCGTCAAACTCTACCCCACTACATAAAACCCTACGTCACTATATATAACCCTACGTCACTACATAAAACCCTGCGTCAAACTCTACGCCACTACATAAACCCTACGTCACTGCGTCAAACTCTACCCCACTACATAAAACCCTACGTCACTATATAAAACCCTGCGTCAAACTCTACGCCACTACATAAAACCCTACGCCACTACATAAAACTCTACGTCACTGCGTCAAACTCTACCCCACTACATAAAACCCTACGTCACTATATATAACCCTACGTCACTATATAAAACCCTGCGTCAAACTCTACGCCACTACATAAAACCCTACGTCACTACATAAAACCCTACGTCACTACATAAAAACCCTACGTCAAACCCTACGTCACTACATAAAACCCTACGTCACTACATAAAACCCTACGTCACTACATAAAACCCTACGTCACTACATAAAACCCTACGTCAAACCCTACGTCACTACATAAAACCCTACGTCACTACAGAAAAGCCTACGTCAAACCCTACGTCACTACATAAAACCCTACGTCACTACATAAAACCCTGCATCAAACTCTACGTCACTGCGTCAAACTCTACATCACTGCGTCAAACCCTACGTCACTACATAAAACCCTGCATCAAACTCTAAACTCTACATCACTGCGTCAAACTCTACATCACTGCGTCAAACTCTACGTCACTGCGTCAAACTCTACGTCACACGTAATATATCTCCCCAACTCTAAACCTCTGTAAAGGGCAGGCAGGTTTGAAACTTTGGTTTATAAAGAGCTTTCTTTTGTTTCGCCTTTATTGAAACACCACCGACCAATATGCAGAGAGGGTAACACCCCCATCCCTAGAAACTTTATAAAACAAGTTTCAATCAGTGAAATGAGAGAGTGTTGAGAGCGTTTCCTCCCTGTGGGGGAGCATGTTTTACCTCAGTGATACAGGCCGACAGCAGCAAGCCTTTGTCCTTCCTGCAGACGCTCTGACTGCAGAACTGGAGGACATGGCGTCCAGGCGCTCCTGCTAAACTGGTTTAACAGCAGTGatcttggtaaaaaaaaacacagccccTCAGCTCTGGTCATTCCCCTCtctaagaataaaaaacatggcCGCTTTATATGCTGGGAAACCCCCTGAAGAGACACCaactccctctctcgctctctcgtAGAGGGGGGAGGGGCTGTTTTACTGCCCCGCTATTGGCTGCAGAGTTTCAGCCTCGTTTTGAAGCAGAATGGGCTGGGAAACACCGACCCCCCTCCCGACTGCTCCTCTTCATTCACTCAGAGGtattcattacaaaaaaaagccacattCCTCTCAAGGTTACCCGCTTGCTGTGAGGGATTAGTGATACAGATCAGCAGTTCACAAACTGTGTTAGAGCTGAAGCTTGTTAAATGTGAAGTGAGGTTATGTGAGGCGGCCCCGCTTCAAGAGATGAAAGTCTTTCATGTTGTTCTCTAAGAGTGACTGACGGTGCTGTGGAGAGATTACTATgtcttcatttaaaacatgcacGTTAAAGTTTACAAAAtcctgcaggaatgagtcataaAACCCTTAAAAGCAAGTTAACAATCCCTGCTCCCTTGGTGCGGGAGTCAATGgttttatgaatgtgtttttggt
Above is a genomic segment from Eleginops maclovinus isolate JMC-PN-2008 ecotype Puerto Natales chromosome 2, JC_Emac_rtc_rv5, whole genome shotgun sequence containing:
- the znf609a gene encoding LOW QUALITY PROTEIN: zinc finger protein 609a (The sequence of the model RefSeq protein was modified relative to this genomic sequence to represent the inferred CDS: deleted 4 bases in 4 codons); the protein is MSLSSGPAGGKGVDSNAVDTYDSGDEWDIGVGNLIIDLDADLEKDKLEMSSSKEGGGMAAPPSAVAALPDNIKFVSPVAAAQGKESKSKSKRSKNSKESGKAPGPDAAKKEGQARALVDPPTQNSTPTKGTDKSSKPSRTPPAVKKDKEGVSGKAKKEKMEVVVSAVGVTAEKEAPGLPPGAPRSGPFEGQQILDLAAAEQLGNVTVDSAGIGQPVTMTAEQEEADSGECRSLKKVGGVKMESPVSTPAPPPLHPLASVSGVVDISSPCEQLMVRTRSVAVNTADAAQATEPECLGPCEPGTSVNLEGIVWQETEDGMLVVNVTWRNKTYVGTLLDCTRHDWAPPRFCESPSSDVEMRGGRGRGKRVRPGSNTPLNDNSNSSDNKGSSSSKTRGGGGGVAANGKGRRGSQTAGGGGAEASPSSNKRKSKPASDMEPTSSSEDTKASKRMRTNSTGAALPLPGGKPESLPPPALDCPSPVLIDCPHPNCNKKYKHMNGLKYHQARAHNDHDVQDVDSEYGDDAPPHPDPPGSCNGAAISPARSTTPKGRGFEAATPSPGRLKVRKKEAEDGGEEAGCLTDEASNDGLDDRKARKAAVTGGGKPDKVTQKGVKLGRPAAAPPSPYAPQAASPASVVQPIPKSSQPKAPPPADPASSPTPTKDKKKKKKREGGREGESPKGKGGPREEDSPDPLLNGSEQQSRLASIKAEADKVYSFSDTAPSPSLGAAGRGEGGQLNGAETGSPAYSDISDAGEDGEARTGEVKVKTEPDQAPREGAKKALFPPQPPGKDYYPNYDSYYSPTYPNPSPAAPPHMEGVQVKKEEEPEVEPPEDRKAEPQQPSVIQPRSNMYAQPLYYNQYYVPPYSYPPDQAYHAHLLASNPAYRQQHDERQRHDKKASLPPPPTLSRAPSLTDLGGAKGGPNPTKPKEPPPPAAESKSVIMSKGEEQKGPPAAAQPEGLKMKLSEAGHHGKEEAAKPGGEPGRPGGVEPAMWYRQEPDSRLWPYVYPNKYPEAPKPQEEERERKGKDERPRPKEQKEEVKEGGAEGEHRGGGKEARPPHMQFSSPLPQPQHQGYLPYMPGPYAYSHGYEGGGHPGYRGMPSVMMQNYPGYLPAGYSFPSYGGKVAGGEEGEKPSRSSPTVKPPPGEAKALDLLQQHASQYKSKSPSMQDNKPPHERERGGEREGDRPRSSPSQRMLPSHHHLGYPLLSGQYDLSYASGLSASAIVASQQASAPSMYPPPRR